A genomic window from Marinifilum sp. JC120 includes:
- a CDS encoding transposase, producing the protein MSNREYSEEFRKSAVKLVTDLGYSYNEAAEQLGCSSWSIRQWTKKYGKIKDVPLEFEHISAADEMKKIREENARLRMENEILKKAAAYFAKESL; encoded by the coding sequence ATGAGTAACCGAGAGTATTCAGAAGAATTTAGGAAGTCTGCCGTCAAGCTCGTCACCGATCTAGGCTATTCATATAACGAAGCTGCGGAGCAGCTTGGATGTAGCTCTTGGTCCATTCGGCAATGGACTAAAAAGTATGGAAAAATAAAGGATGTTCCACTTGAATTTGAGCATATCTCTGCTGCTGATGAAATGAAGAAAATTCGGGAAGAAAATGCACGACTGCGCATGGAGAACGAAATATTAAAAAAGGCAGCGGCGTACTTTGCCAAGGAGTCCCTATAA